The genomic stretch GCGCGCCTTGCTCGGCTGTAAGATGGATATAGGTTTTCATTTCATTTTTGTCCGGCAAGTCAAGCTGGATCGCTGGGTCCTTCTTCTTGCGACGAAGCATAAACGGCTTGACGAGCTTTTGCAAATCCGCGGTGCGCTCCGTGTTGTGCTCCTTCTCGATAGGATTGCTGAATCGCTGCTGGAAGCCGTGGGCGGTGCCCAAAAATCCGGGATTCATAAAATCATAAATGGACCACAGCTCGGATAGACGGTTTTCAATTGGCGTACCGGTCAGCGCAATGCGATGCTGAGCTGTAAAGCTGCGTACCGCTGCGGATTGCTTCGTTTGAGCGTTTTTAATATTTTGCGCCTCATCCAAGCAAATCGATGCCCAGTGGTATGTTTTCAGCAGCTCTTGATCAAGCGTTGCTGTTGCGAATGAGGTCAGAATGACATCGGCTTGCTGCATTTCAAGCTGGAAGGCTTCGCCCTCCAGACGTCTGCTTCCGTAGTGAAGCATAATGTTCAATGAAGGAGCAAACCTGCTGATCTCCTTCTGCCAGTTGCCGAGCACCGAGGTTGGGCAAATAATGAGCGACGGGCTATGTCTCGCCAAATCTGCCGTGCTCTCTTTGAGATGCAATAAATAGGCGATAAGCTGGACGGTTTTTCCGAGCCCCATATCGTCAGCGAGGCAAGCGCCAAGGCCGAATCGGCGTAAGAAGGCAAGCCAGGCATAGCCCTCGCGCTGATAAGCGCGCAGCTCCGCCTGCAGCCCAGAAGGCACATCAAGGACTGGCCAGTCAGCCCGCTGGCTAAGCTGGCTGACGAGCTTAGCCAGATGCTCGTTGAGCTCAACCTCAAGCATAATGCGCTGCGCCTGCTCCGCATCTTGCTCGGCTGGACCACCCTCCGGCTCGTCGCTGCTTCCGAGCAGATGAAGCTGAAGGACATCCTGAAAGGACAGTCCCTCGGAGCGGTCAATGCCAGCCATCGCCTTGCGAATTTGTGCAAGCAAGGCCGGGTCCAGCGAAATCCACTGGCCGCGGAATCGCACCAGCCGCTCATTGCGGGCAACAAGCTCGTTAAACTCGGATTCCGTTAAGTCGCTCTCGCCAATCGCAATTCGCCAATCAAACTCGATGAGCGAATCCAGTCCGAATAAGGATTCGCCGGCGCTCTCCGCACGGGAGCTGATCTTGGCACGAAGCCGCGGCTTCCGGCGGCTTGCAGTTTCCCACCATGCTGGCAGCAGCACCTGCCAGCCAGCCTCGAGCAGCCGAGGGCTGTCGGCTGCAAGGAAGCGCCACGCTGCATCATTATCGAGGGGCGAGTGCAGGAGATCCTCGGCAGGCCCGGCCAGCCGCTCTCGCGGCAGACAGGCGCGGAGACGATCCAGCCAGCCGCGTTCACGCTCGCGTATGGCGGCTGTCCAAGAAGCGGGCCAAGAGCCAAGAGCTTCGCCAGCGGCTGACATTTTGAGAGGGACAAGCACCGCTTCATCAAGCTTGTCCTGCAAAATAAGCTTAAGCTGCCATGTCGCGTCTGTATCCTGCGGCTCAAGCAGCTGCAGCATCGGTCGGAAGGGCGCTTGATCAGCCTTCCAGCCAATAGAGATCAGCCACGACTGTGCATCCAGCCCCGCTGCTGCAGCAGCACTATTGGCAAAGAGCAGCGGATATTCTCTTCGTAAATCTGCCGCAGTTGTCTCGGTACCATAGCAGAGGTCAAAGACAACCGCTGAGAACGCGGCTTGCAGGCCGGCCTGAATAGCGTTGTCTTCATCCAGCATCTGGAGTGCTGCTTGAATTTGTTTGTTTAAGGCAGCGTTGTCCCAGGTCCATTGCAGCATGCCTGAGCGAAACGCCGAGAAGCTGGGCTTGAAGCGCTTGGCCTCGATTTCTGCCATAAGCAAGGGTGAAAGCAAGGAGAGCTGCTCAGCTTGTTCTCCCCATGTCCATGCGATGTGCTCAAGCAGCTTTTGCTCTGCGAAGAAGGGAATAACCAGCTCAGCAGGGAGCAGTACCAGCTCTAAGCCTTGCACCTGCTGCACCTCAAGCTCTGTCCCATAGAAGGAAGCCTCGTGCCAAGCGAACAATTGCTGCTTTAAGCTAACGCCGCTTAAGTAGTCGTTATTACTGGTGACGCCATACAGGAGAGCATCACCGTGAGTCGTTAAATTCATGTGAACGGAAATCGATTTTATATGCTTACTCATTCGATCAGCTTTCCTTTCCGAAGCTCCTCTTGAAGCGCACGAAGCCGGCTGTTTCGTGAAGCGAAGGCCGTAATAAACGTTTCCCAGCGTTCTTCATTTTTCGTTTTTTTGTACAGCTTCGCGAGCCGTTTAAGCAGCTTTACTGCTGATTTATAGTCAGCTCTGTTTTTGAGCAAAATATAGCGTTCTACTGCTTGATGGTAGTAGGGAAGCAGCAGCGCTGGGTCATGCTTCTCGATAGGCGCAAGCACGCTGACACGGAAGCTGAGCGGCTCAGAAGCTTTACTAAGCTGATAATCGATCCATTGCTGCCACTTGCCATGAAGAAGAAGCTTTTGTTGATAAATGGCACTGGAATAAGGCAAGGAACGCATTAGCGGCTCCCACATTCGCTGCTCCAGCTCTGGCATATGGACAATGACGATATCCCAGTATTGATAAAATTGTTCCATATTTTGCAGGCGCAGTTTCTCGGCTATTGGAGTCAGCTCCATGAGCCACTCAGAAAGCCGTCCCCATTCCTCGGCGAGGGCCAGTATAGCCAGCAGGCGTAGCCATTCCTCAGGAGGAAGGTTAAGGTCATTGTCGATTTTCATTAATTTTGCACGAGCTTCTACATCATTGCGCAGAAAAAAATGTACGACGGCCAGCGCCAGCAGCCATGAATAACGTGAAAGTGCTGAGCCGAGCGCAGCTGGTGCTGCATTTAACTGCTCCAGCTCGTGTAAATAGAGGTTTTCCTCACCTGGGTGCGGGGAAGCCCAATACTTAAGCAGCTGAAAATAAGGCTGGAAGAAGTAGGACTTCGAGCTGGTCTCAATCAGCATATGCTGGCGTAAATAAGCGAGCGTTTCCTTTAAGGATGACCATTCGCTTTTGCTGCTGCTTATGTAGAGAGGTTTATTTTGCAAAATGTCAGTAATCATCTGCTGAACGTCAGCGATAGCTGCGTGCGTTTGAAAACCGATAAAAGATCCTATGTTTGCCGCAGGATGAGGTGATCGATTAAGGAGCAGCTCCAAAACAAAAAGGTGTGCATGCAGCTCGAATAAACGGCTCATGAAGGGGGAGAAATCAGGCTTCCCTCGGTTTAATGCAGCTAATGCTTCTTCTACAAAGGCAAGATTGCGTGTATGAGTTAAAGTGGCGGTTTGCTGTTGAAACCGTGCATGCCACTGCGCGATATTTAACGTATCGATAGGGTTCATGACTTCGTTCTCCCGAGTGAATAGAGTTGTTTTATTTAGAAAATACTAAGGAAGCATAAGCTTGAGACGCTGCCGTGCTTATATTTTAATGTGAAATGAGCTTTGCCTTTAAAGGACGGCGACAGCCGTTTACGCTTATATGTCTATTATAGCATTTATCCTGTATCCACTTTGGGTCTAAAGTCTGGCTGTCTTGCTTAAAATAACACATTTTGGATAGTCGATTAGTAATATTTAGATTTATATTTTTTATCAAGCTAAGTTTAGTTGACTGTTCATGCTATAATTAAGAGGTGCAGTCAATAAAGATCATTGACTATGATAAAGGAGTCGGAAATATGCAGGTAGTATTTGAAGACTGGGATCAAAAGGTAAAGAAAACGTTTAATGCAACGAGCAAGCAAGTTGTATTGACCGTAACTGAAGCAGGAGACTTACTAGGCCTGACAAAGGACCAGATGAAGGTGTATGTGCTTAAGCATAACCTGACGAAGGTTTCGATTAATCGCAGCGTCCACAGATATCTATTACTGAAAAGCGAAATAGATGAAATCCTAGGAAAATCCTGATCGTAGCCAAAAACAACAGCCTCTCTTGAGGCTGTTGTTTTTGGCTATAGGGGCGTTATATGGCGTATATGGCCGTATGTTTCCGAACGGCTATGGCTCCCTTCAGCTCACCCCTCCTAAGAAGGCAATATTGGAAATATCGCGTCCTGATACGGTTTTTCATTAGGTTTAGTATTCGATATACTTAAGTGGACCGATTGAAAAACATTATCTGGAGGGTGAAATTACTTGACTTATATGGACATGTTAGAACGTCGGAGTGAAATTTTGAAGCGCAGCATCGGAAGAATGGTGATTAAAGACAATAGGCAGCCATTAAACCTGCAGGAGAGCAATTATTATCAAAGCATGATTAAAAAGTGGCATCAAACTGAGAATGAAATGAACAGTGTAAAGAAGCAATCATAATCGATATGGTTGAAAAAACATAGTTGTATGCAAAGCTGAGCAGAAGAAACGATGGCTGCTCAGCTTTTTTGTGTGCGGCTTCCTTTACTTGTGGTTGAGAATACTTTAACATTTAACCTATAGGATATCCTTTGAAATACATAAACCTCGAAATGTAGGATAACGCATAGATCATAGAGCTTGGCAGCAATAAACAATTGGAGGTTTCATGTTATGTTGGCGGTTGAAAGAACGGTGTACCTCACGATTGATGATGGTCCTGCCGGAGATTTTAAACAAAAAGTTGCGTATTTGAATGTTTTGGGTATTCAGGCCATTTGGTTTTGTCTCGGCGAGGCGTTGGAAGACTTTGCAGAAGAAGCGATACTAGCGATAAAAGCGGGCCATGTTATTGGCAATCGCAGCTACGATGATGCTGATTTCTCGGCAATAAGCCTTCAGGAAGCCAGGGAGCAATTGGAACGAACGGACCAGATCATCAATGAGCTTTATGCAGGAGCGGAGGTCATTAGGCCATGCAAGGCGTTCCGGTTTCCTTATATGCATCACGAAGTGAATGACGGCCATTTTGCGGACCTTCAAAGTATGTTGGAGGAGCTTGGGTACAGACAGCCTTTGTTTGAAAATGTAAAAGATCATGAGGACCGTTCGCAGCAGGGGCTGCATGTAACGCATACGAGGGATACGTTTGACTTAGCCGCGTTAGCAGCAGGAGACGGAACGCAGAGCACTCCGCTTGCTGCGGGGAATGAGATTATTAAGATTCATGACTGGTTGGGCTCAGTGCCTTTCACATCCTTGATAGATAAGCTCATATCGCGGGACGTAAGCTTTCAGCTTCCGCAAGGCATGAATGCAGAAAGAATGTTAACCGCAGCTCATTAAGCGAAATTGAATAGACGGGCAAAGCTTGCAGGGAATAATCGCTGCAAGCTTTGCCCGTCTTTTTGTTTGAATTGATGTCTTGTTGTCTATTAATATACATATTTGCGCTGTACCCAATAGCTGAATAGAAACAGCGTGCCTTCAGTCATAAGCTTGGCGATCAGCAAAGGGATGCCAATTCGCTCATTAAAGACATGCATGAGTCCGTAATTCAAACAAAGTATAACGAATACGAGAGTGAAATATTTTGGCATGGAGGAGTGGAGCTTAGACTTTTTGCCTTTGGAAAATACGAATTTCCTGTTCATCGTGTAGTTGAAAACAGAGCTTGTGAGCCTTGCTCCTAGAACAGCGAAAAACAAGCTGGAGCTAAAGAAATGAATGACAGCCAGCAATAGAAAGTCAATAACGGCACATAATATAGAGCTAAGGCTGAAGGTAAGAAACGGCACATAGATTCTGGCTGAATCTATAATCGGTCTGAAGTGGGAGGAGTCGTTGTGATTCAGATATATGGTGTCAATGGGAACCTCATGAAAGGAAAATCCAGCAGCAGGCGCTTCCAGCAGCAGATTCATCTCATACTCGAAGCGTTCACCAGGAATGCGGCACAGCCAGTTCAGCATGTCAGCAGAGTATCCGCGCAGGCCTGTTTGCGTATCATAAATGCGTTTGCCTGTTGTGAATGAGAAGACGAGCCGTGTCAGCGCATTGCCAAAGCGGCTTCGCATCGGAACCTTACCGGTAAATCGTCTGCTTCCGAGAATGATATGCTGATTATGCTCCTGAATGCTGCTGGCAATTCTCATAATATCATGCGGAAGATGCTGTCCGTCGCTGTCAGCGCAGACGATGCCGTCTGTCGTGCCTTTTTGCCGAAAATAAAGAAAACCTGACTTCAGGGCATGCCCTTTGCCTCTATTGGCAATATGCGTGATGACCGTGCAGCCGAGCTCTCTTGCAGTGCGAAACAGCTCGCTGTACGCCGCGCCGCTTCCGTCGTCTACAATGACAATCTGGGCAGAGCCAATCGCTCTCAACTGCTCAATAAGAATCAAAAGCCGTTCATCCGGCTCATAGGAGGGGATTAATATGTTCATGGCGGTCAGCCTCCTTACATACTTAAGTACACATGAAATTTTCTATTCTGAAATATATAAAATATCGCTGACGCCGCGCTCCTGCTCCTTGCCTGCCGGACTGTTCACGACTCGGCCCATGAAATACATGGTTGATGAGCCGCCTCCGTCCAGATTGTAGGCTTCGGCAGCGCCTAGCTCCGCAAATACGTTGGCAAATTCAGCTAAGGTCATCCCTTTGCTGTAATTGTCCTTACGACCGTCGACGACGACGAATACGTAATGATTAGGTGAGATCATACCGACGCCCGTCCGCGGATTTGAGCCTTGAATGGAACGATTCCCGAAATTTTTATCGATAGCGACCTTGCTGAAGTCGTCCGCGACTGCGCCATCCTTCACAAGAATGGGCCCGAACGAATAGGTGTGCAATACACCCTCAGCCAGAAGGGCAGAGGAGCTAAGCTGTTCCTCGTTATAGCTTTTTATCGAGCCGTCGGATAGAAGAGCTAGGGCGTCGCGTACAGGCTCGTCTCGATAAAGGGTGCCGTTGCGAATAATGACTCCGTCGTCACGAAAGCCGTAATAATCACCGTTTATGGCGAAGATAGCATTGTGCTCTGCTGCTATCGTTGAGGTCTTCTCAATGATGTTGCGGCCAAACGAATTTTTTGCGAAGGCGGCTTGCAGCACACTTGTTTCTGTAAGCTGAACGTCTGCAACAAAATAAGTAATCTTATCGCTTCCGGAGCCTGTTTCTACTTTTTCAATCTGAATGCTGGTGCTCGCGCTTTTGTAGCTCCAATCGTCCTGCTGTACTTGCTGCTCTGTATCCTCTTCAACTGCCGCATCAGCAGTAGGCTTGTTCTGATCAACCTCATTGGCGACGCGTACCTCTACATGTTCGATCAGATAACGGTCAGCAAGCGAGTATAAGATGCAGCTGACAAGCAGGATGAGGGCGGTGATTAGAAGTCCAAGTTTTTTGCGTTTCGTCAGTTTTATGATGTCAATCAACTCCTGAAATGGGATGAGAGAATAAGCAGCTCTCCAAAAAAATGCGATTGATTATTCACATAGGCACATTGTTATTGTCGTACCGCAACGTTAAGTGCATATGAAGAATGGCTGAACGTTTACTGAATGCTTCGCTGTGCCTGAAATGGTTTCTGCCTGAGGTTCATAAGCGAAACATAGTAAGAGCAGCAGACGTTTATATAAGCAAGAATGGAGCTACAGGAGAGGGGTTGGTTCAGATGCGCTGGATTCCTGCTGCAAGAAGCAATCAATGGTGGCTATTGGCTGGAGCATCCTCATTGTTAGTCAGTATTTTATTATGGATCATTCGATTTCTTATACTTGGCCAGCCGTTCACGGGCTTGCACGCCTTCCGATTTATGGTGCTTGCCGTCGTATTGTCTTTTTTGTTCAGCTTTACTGGCTGGCTCGGCGCAAGGAAGCTGTGGCTTCTCTCGAATATTGGCATGTTCATAGGTCTTGTACTGATGGCTATGTATTCACGCAATATGACTGGCTGGGAGGATTTAATCAGCTTGCTTGTTTTTCTGGAGGCAGTTGCGGCAGGTGTCGCGGCAGGCTTGCTCGTTGAAGGGGCCTACCTTATTTTGAAACTAACAAGAAGAAAATAATGACGCGGAAACAGTCGGAAATGTGGATAGTTCATTAAAAAATCTTCCATGTGTAGAATGTTTTGTCGGCAACGGTGGTAAGGTAACAATACACAAACCTTAGGGGGCGAAAATGAATTCGACATCACAAGGACAAGGGTTTTGGGTACTAGTTAAGAAAGGAAATAAATCATCTGCCATAGCGATGATTGGAAATGCGATTATTGCCGTTATTAAAGGCTTCGCCGCTTCCTTCAGCGGCAGCGGGGCGATGTTTGCTTCCTCTATGCATTCATTGGCAGACGCAGTAAATCAGGGCTTTGTCTTTGCTGGCAGCATTCTCTCTGAGAAAAAGCCGACACCGCGGTTTCCGACCGGTTTTGGACGCGTCATTAATATTTTCTGTATGATTGCTGTTATCGTCGTTACCGTTATGGCTTACGAAACGATACGCGAGGGTTGGCATTTAATTCAGCATCCTGTGGCAAGCGAAGGCATTTGGCTCAATATTGGGGTGCTGCTGGTTAACCTTATTGTGGATGGGTTGATATTAATAAAAGCGATGAAAGAAATACTGACGGAAGCGAAGGTAGAAGCAAGTGGATTTAAGATTATGCGCGCTGCTTTCAAAAATGTAGGCCGTTCAGCACCTGCGACAAGATTAGTGTTTTATGAGGATATCGTTGCCGTAACTGGAGCTTTTCTGGCTATGGTTGCGGTCATTGTTGTCTCCTTAACTACCTTTGAAGTGATGGATGGTCTGGTGACCATACTGATCGGATTGCTGATGGTTGGTGTCGCCTTTCGAGTCGGTTATGATAATATGGTCGGTTTGATCGGCGTCTCTGCTCCGAAGGAAGTATCCGATAAGGTTTCCAACATCATATTATCTGAGCCTCTGGTGACTGATATTTATCAATTGCGTATTTTGCAGGAAGGGCGCTATTATCACGTTGAGGCCATGATGGAGCTAAAGCCGGGATTAACGCTTGCCGATGCAGATGACATCAAATTTAAAGTTCGTGATCGACTGCTCCAGGACACTGACATCACCGATGCTATTTTAGGCATAATTGAGGATGATGGCGTGAAAAGCTGGACTCCTATTGCTAAAAAATAACAAGATCAAACCACGATGAAATGCACCCCATTTGTTAGACAGCATCTAACGAATGGGGTGCATTTTTGTGGACTTTGGTGGCAGGAGAACGCTGCTAGCGCTTCCTTCAACGGTGAGTATTAGCAGTATTAGCTCATAACGCGATTGCAGCCTTCCTCGGCCCGATAATGCCATCCTTTGCGCAGATCCACTGCACAAAATACAACAGAAACCTGACATGAGAGCTGATTTGGACAGCTACATTGTAATAATGCAGCAGGAGTAACGCCTAACGGGCGATTTCCTCCGAAAAATAGGTAAACTACTGCAGAAAGTACAGTGTAGGCCAAAGTTTGGTCAATCCGTATCGAATCTATTGCAGAAAGTGCAGCGTAACAGCAGCATGCTCATAGCGTTTGTCGGCGACAATTGGGATAGCAGCTGATGCTTTTCAATAGATAAGCTTGCGAAAGTCTTTAATTACCTGTATATGGTAAAATAAACTTGCTCCTAAATCCCATATAGAGAGGATCGTGTTGCGTTCTATGATTTCAATTGGTATTGCTGGAGGGTCTGGCAGCGGAAAAACAACCTTAAGCAGGTTTTTAGCTAGCGGATTGAGTGAATATAAGGTGAAAATGATTCATATGGACAAGTACTACAAGGAGAAAAGGCCGATTGCGACAGCTCCCTTCTCAGGAAAGCAATATGAAGATTTTAATCACCCGAGCGCCATACATATGGATAAGGTACTGGAAGATTTTCAATACGCTGCATTAAAGGAAGACGTTGTCATTATTGAGGGCTTTCTACTGTTTCATGATGCTAGGCTAAGAGAAAATATGGATTATAAAATATTTGTGGATTGCCCCTCCGATGAGAGGCTTGCCAGGAGACTGGACAATTTCGTGAATGGCCGTTACTCGCGCGAAGAGGTGATTAATGAATATTTGGAGCTGGTCCGACATAGGCATGATGAGTATGTGGAGCCGACTCGTTGGTATGCGGATCTGATTATGAACGGTTCCAAGGGCAATCAGAAAGGCAGTCAAATCGTGCTGGAGTGGCTGTTGCAGAAGCTGGGATGAATTGGATGGAACAATGAATGAAAAGAAACTTCTATAAGCCGATTCGCGGTGATGGAAGAAGGATTTTGATGCCTTTGTTATTTATGCTGCCAGGTGTATTTCTATTGTTAGAGCCGAGTGTTCATGCGCCGCTCTATGATTGGTTAATCGCTGCTTTATTAGGGCTTGTACTATCGCTGCCGCTAATTTGGACGACTAACTATGAGGTGCGTGACGACAATCAGATCTATGCGAAGCGGAACATCGGGTTTGTGTTTGCCTTTATCGTAGTTATAGCTATACGCTTTGTCCTGCGCAGCTATTTGAGTATGATTGAACCGCAAACGTTGGCTGCCTTATTTATGCTTGTAGCCTTTTCCTATATATTGCCTTGGCGAATCGTATCGTACTTGAAGTTCCGTAAGCAGCTGCAGCTGCGTTCTGTACAAAATAATGCTGGTGAAGGAAGCATTTAAGCTATGCTTTCTTTTTTTTGCTTCTAAAGTTAACGTTAACGTTAACTGTAACTAGGCGTATGCTATGAGTGCTAAAATTATGGAGGTGCGGACATTTTGGAATTGTTAAAAATAGAAGAGGTAGCCAAACGAACAGGCTTAACCAAGCGAGCGATTCGCTATTATGAGGATATTGGACTTATCTCAGCTCCGGAGAGGTCACAGGGTGGTATGCGGCTATATTCGGAGGAAGACATATAGAAAATTAATAAAATATTGCTAGTAAGAGAGGTGCTGGGCTTCTCGCTCTCAGAGATTCAGCAATATTTGGAGCTTCAAGCCGTGATTGAGCAGCAAAAAAGTGACTATCATTCGACAGAGGACCGTGCAGCGCGCCGATTGAAGCTCATCGATATATCGAAGATACTCCAGGATGAACTGACGATGATCGATAATAAGCTTGCAAGAATGGCGCAATTTAAAGATGAATTAATAGAGTATGAGAATAGGGTGCTGAACGCTATTGATCGTCTAGAGGAATAGGAGCATGAATGCTCCTATCGGTATTATCGCTGTTATCGTCGCAGCGAAATATATTCCTAATTATCGTTTAAGCAAAGGCATCAAACTGGATTGGATAGGGTTTGCTTCGGTGGTCATCGGAACTAGCGCGCTGCTGGTCGCTTTTAGCGTGGCACATAGCTGGGGCTGGGCAAGCTGGGAGACGCTCGGAATGCTTGCGGCAGGCATACTTATACTCACTTATTTCATACGGCGGACGCTGCGCGTCAGCAATCCTTTACTAAATTTAAGTGTGCTGAAAATTTCACGCTTTACGTACGGTCTTATTCTCAATTGCTGCATTACGATTTCACTGTATGCAGCTGCGTTGTTAATTCCCGTATTTATGCAAACGGTAAAAGGAGAATCCAGCCTAACGACTGGACTCATCATGCTGCCAGGAACGCTGGCGATGACTCTAGTTTCACTTGCCGCGGGTAAGCTTTATGGTAAAGTTGGGCCGGCGCGTTTAATTTTAGTAGGCCTTGTTCTTATGGGCATCGCGACTTGGGAGCTTAGTCATGCAAATGCTGCCACCAGCGCATTATTTATAACCGTCTGGCTGATCATCCGTTATAATAGGTATCGGCTTCAGCAATATGCCGGTAATGAATGCGGCAATGTCAGCTGTGCCAAGCGTAAACTCAGGCCATGCCTCTGCAGTAATGAACTGGATCAGGCAGGGGTCGTCGGCGCTGTCAATTAGCTTGTTCAGCTCCATATTGTCGGCACGGACGATCTCTCATATGAAATCGGGCGACGTATCGGAGACCGCTGCTCTTTCCCTTAGCGTGCAGGACGTCTTCGTGATTGGAACGATCATAATTATCGTTTCCTTGCCGCTTATTCTGTTGCTGCGGGAACCGAAGAAGGCTGCCTCAGCATAAGTGTCTCAAAAACAGCAAATTCAGAGGTTATTTCTGTCCTTTTGAGATAGATCTATTTCATCTCAAATCAATGTATAACCCTCATTTTGAGGGGGAT from Paenibacillus sp. FSL H8-0548 encodes the following:
- a CDS encoding cytochrome c biogenesis protein CcdC translates to MKRNFYKPIRGDGRRILMPLLFMLPGVFLLLEPSVHAPLYDWLIAALLGLVLSLPLIWTTNYEVRDDNQIYAKRNIGFVFAFIVVIAIRFVLRSYLSMIEPQTLAALFMLVAFSYILPWRIVSYLKFRKQLQLRSVQNNAGEGSI
- a CDS encoding AAA family ATPase, coding for MISIGIAGGSGSGKTTLSRFLASGLSEYKVKMIHMDKYYKEKRPIATAPFSGKQYEDFNHPSAIHMDKVLEDFQYAALKEDVVIIEGFLLFHDARLRENMDYKIFVDCPSDERLARRLDNFVNGRYSREEVINEYLELVRHRHDEYVEPTRWYADLIMNGSKGNQKGSQIVLEWLLQKLG
- a CDS encoding DEAD/DEAH box helicase; protein product: MSKHIKSISVHMNLTTHGDALLYGVTSNNDYLSGVSLKQQLFAWHEASFYGTELEVQQVQGLELVLLPAELVIPFFAEQKLLEHIAWTWGEQAEQLSLLSPLLMAEIEAKRFKPSFSAFRSGMLQWTWDNAALNKQIQAALQMLDEDNAIQAGLQAAFSAVVFDLCYGTETTAADLRREYPLLFANSAAAAAGLDAQSWLISIGWKADQAPFRPMLQLLEPQDTDATWQLKLILQDKLDEAVLVPLKMSAAGEALGSWPASWTAAIRERERGWLDRLRACLPRERLAGPAEDLLHSPLDNDAAWRFLAADSPRLLEAGWQVLLPAWWETASRRKPRLRAKISSRAESAGESLFGLDSLIEFDWRIAIGESDLTESEFNELVARNERLVRFRGQWISLDPALLAQIRKAMAGIDRSEGLSFQDVLQLHLLGSSDEPEGGPAEQDAEQAQRIMLEVELNEHLAKLVSQLSQRADWPVLDVPSGLQAELRAYQREGYAWLAFLRRFGLGACLADDMGLGKTVQLIAYLLHLKESTADLARHSPSLIICPTSVLGNWQKEISRFAPSLNIMLHYGSRRLEGEAFQLEMQQADVILTSFATATLDQELLKTYHWASICLDEAQNIKNAQTKQSAAVRSFTAQHRIALTGTPIENRLSELWSIYDFMNPGFLGTAHGFQQRFSNPIEKEHNTERTADLQKLVKPFMLRRKKKDPAIQLDLPDKNEMKTYIHLTAEQGALYNQTVNQLMDRMQKLEGIERKGAILSAIMQLKQICDHPMLLSKESITEATASSDDDIDTELLISRSAKLERLLAMVKELRDEGERCLIFTQYLGMGQLLQTVLQQELQEPILYLNGSTAKPARDRMIDKFQSQSLPAAEQPNIFILSIKAGGVGLNLTAANHVFHFDRWWNPAVENQATDRAYRIGQTKDVQVHKFISLGTLEERIDEMLENKQQLSENVISSSEGWITELSTEALKELFTLRQDWSSS
- a CDS encoding cation diffusion facilitator family transporter: MNSTSQGQGFWVLVKKGNKSSAIAMIGNAIIAVIKGFAASFSGSGAMFASSMHSLADAVNQGFVFAGSILSEKKPTPRFPTGFGRVINIFCMIAVIVVTVMAYETIREGWHLIQHPVASEGIWLNIGVLLVNLIVDGLILIKAMKEILTEAKVEASGFKIMRAAFKNVGRSAPATRLVFYEDIVAVTGAFLAMVAVIVVSLTTFEVMDGLVTILIGLLMVGVAFRVGYDNMVGLIGVSAPKEVSDKVSNIILSEPLVTDIYQLRILQEGRYYHVEAMMELKPGLTLADADDIKFKVRDRLLQDTDITDAILGIIEDDGVKSWTPIAKK
- a CDS encoding polysaccharide deacetylase family protein — its product is MLAVERTVYLTIDDGPAGDFKQKVAYLNVLGIQAIWFCLGEALEDFAEEAILAIKAGHVIGNRSYDDADFSAISLQEAREQLERTDQIINELYAGAEVIRPCKAFRFPYMHHEVNDGHFADLQSMLEELGYRQPLFENVKDHEDRSQQGLHVTHTRDTFDLAALAAGDGTQSTPLAAGNEIIKIHDWLGSVPFTSLIDKLISRDVSFQLPQGMNAERMLTAAH
- a CDS encoding MerR family transcriptional regulator, whose translation is MELLKIEEVAKRTGLTKRAIRYYEDIGLISAPERSQGGMRLYSEEDI
- a CDS encoding DNA-binding protein, translated to MQVVFEDWDQKVKKTFNATSKQVVLTVTEAGDLLGLTKDQMKVYVLKHNLTKVSINRSVHRYLLLKSEIDEILGKS
- a CDS encoding phosphodiester glycosidase family protein; the encoded protein is MIDIIKLTKRKKLGLLITALILLVSCILYSLADRYLIEHVEVRVANEVDQNKPTADAAVEEDTEQQVQQDDWSYKSASTSIQIEKVETGSGSDKITYFVADVQLTETSVLQAAFAKNSFGRNIIEKTSTIAAEHNAIFAINGDYYGFRDDGVIIRNGTLYRDEPVRDALALLSDGSIKSYNEEQLSSSALLAEGVLHTYSFGPILVKDGAVADDFSKVAIDKNFGNRSIQGSNPRTGVGMISPNHYVFVVVDGRKDNYSKGMTLAEFANVFAELGAAEAYNLDGGGSSTMYFMGRVVNSPAGKEQERGVSDILYISE
- a CDS encoding bifunctional glycosyltransferase family 2/GtrA family protein, with protein sequence MNILIPSYEPDERLLILIEQLRAIGSAQIVIVDDGSGAAYSELFRTARELGCTVITHIANRGKGHALKSGFLYFRQKGTTDGIVCADSDGQHLPHDIMRIASSIQEHNQHIILGSRRFTGKVPMRSRFGNALTRLVFSFTTGKRIYDTQTGLRGYSADMLNWLCRIPGERFEYEMNLLLEAPAAGFSFHEVPIDTIYLNHNDSSHFRPIIDSARIYVPFLTFSLSSILCAVIDFLLLAVIHFFSSSLFFAVLGARLTSSVFNYTMNRKFVFSKGKKSKLHSSMPKYFTLVFVILCLNYGLMHVFNERIGIPLLIAKLMTEGTLFLFSYWVQRKYVY